Proteins co-encoded in one Acidobacteriota bacterium genomic window:
- a CDS encoding amidase (catalyzes the hydrolysis of a monocarboxylic acid amid to form a monocarboxylate and ammonia), protein MGILSSAYSVRSGRDALDSGRVSSRRLVEDCMEAALDPSGEGARVFTRLFESSARAAAEAADYLPVAPELPLRGIPISIKDLFDVEGQTTCAGSVVLADAPEAARDAVVVARLKDVGAVIVGRTNMTEFAFSGLGLNPHYGTPRSPYARGEGRIAGGSSSGAAVSVSDGMAVAAIGSDTGGSIRIPAALCGLTGFKPTARRVSTEGVLPLSHTLDSIGPIAPTVECCALVDEVLSGEKHSLVAPEAKGIRLGILQGYVLDGLEKHVAESFSLVVSALSRAGVVVADVGSDALDQIPKSYRSGGLAAAECYQWHRELIEHRGNEYDPRVLTRIMRGRDITPTEYSEMQNERHATIAAAEVAFSQVDAWIMPTVPRIAPKVAELEASDEVYFDANAAMLRNPSVINFLDGCALSMPCHRPGEAPVGLMLAMRGGADSRLLQIALAVEGVLAEAGCAIQGRTRFE, encoded by the coding sequence ATGGGAATTCTCTCTTCGGCTTACTCGGTGCGATCTGGTCGCGATGCTTTGGATTCGGGACGCGTAAGCAGTCGCCGGCTTGTTGAAGATTGCATGGAGGCAGCGCTCGATCCGTCGGGCGAAGGCGCGCGCGTGTTTACGCGGCTCTTCGAGTCATCGGCGCGGGCCGCTGCCGAGGCTGCCGATTATCTGCCGGTGGCTCCGGAGCTTCCTCTGCGGGGAATACCGATCTCGATCAAGGACCTGTTCGATGTTGAGGGGCAGACGACGTGTGCTGGGTCCGTGGTGCTGGCAGACGCGCCTGAGGCTGCGCGCGATGCGGTTGTTGTGGCGCGGCTGAAAGATGTAGGCGCTGTGATCGTGGGTCGCACAAACATGACGGAGTTTGCGTTCTCGGGACTGGGACTGAATCCGCACTACGGAACCCCACGCTCGCCCTATGCGCGGGGTGAAGGGCGTATTGCGGGAGGGTCGTCGTCCGGAGCTGCTGTGTCAGTAAGCGATGGCATGGCGGTGGCAGCGATCGGGTCAGATACGGGAGGATCGATTCGGATCCCTGCGGCGCTGTGTGGCTTGACGGGCTTCAAGCCGACGGCGCGGCGCGTGTCGACCGAGGGGGTGCTGCCGCTCTCGCACACGCTGGACTCGATCGGACCGATCGCTCCCACCGTGGAGTGCTGCGCGTTGGTCGACGAGGTGTTGTCGGGGGAGAAGCATTCGCTTGTTGCTCCAGAGGCGAAGGGGATTCGCCTGGGGATACTGCAAGGGTATGTGCTTGATGGATTGGAGAAGCATGTTGCGGAGTCCTTTAGCTTAGTGGTGAGTGCGCTTTCGCGCGCAGGTGTGGTGGTGGCGGATGTAGGGTCCGATGCGCTCGATCAGATTCCGAAGAGCTACCGCAGCGGCGGCCTGGCAGCGGCGGAGTGCTATCAGTGGCATCGCGAATTGATTGAGCACAGAGGGAATGAGTACGATCCGCGCGTGCTCACGCGAATTATGCGGGGCCGCGATATCACACCGACGGAATACAGCGAGATGCAGAATGAGCGCCATGCCACGATCGCCGCTGCGGAAGTGGCCTTCTCGCAGGTGGATGCGTGGATCATGCCCACGGTGCCGCGCATCGCTCCGAAGGTGGCGGAATTGGAAGCCAGCGACGAAGTTTATTTCGATGCGAACGCTGCTATGCTGCGCAATCCTTCTGTGATTAATTTTCTTGATGGGTGCGCGTTGTCGATGCCATGCCATCGGCCGGGTGAAGCTCCGGTTGGTTTGATGCTTGCCATGCGTGGGGGCGCGGACTCGCGGCTTCTGCAGATTGCGTTGGCTGTGGAAGGTGTTCTTGCCGAAGCCGGGTGCGCGATACAGGGTCGTACTCGATTCGAGTAG
- a CDS encoding DUF779 domain-containing protein: protein MENIATSVPLQVTATDAALGLIDRLRARHGNIMFHQSGGCCDGSSPMCYPLGEFLTGNQDVLLGTVGDAPFYIGRAQFAYWKHTQIILDVVPGRGGMFSLEGPDGVRFLTRSRVFTDDEIAALRAAGRIS from the coding sequence ATGGAGAATATCGCAACCTCGGTACCATTGCAGGTCACCGCAACCGATGCCGCCCTGGGCCTGATCGACAGGCTCAGGGCCCGGCACGGTAACATCATGTTCCACCAGTCCGGCGGCTGCTGCGACGGCAGCTCGCCCATGTGCTATCCCCTCGGCGAGTTCCTCACCGGCAATCAGGACGTTCTGCTCGGTACCGTCGGCGACGCGCCCTTTTACATCGGCCGCGCACAGTTCGCGTACTGGAAGCACACGCAGATCATCCTCGACGTCGTCCCAGGCCGCGGCGGCATGTTCTCACTCGAAGGCCCCGACGGCGTCCGCTTCCTCACGCGCTCACGTGTCTTCACCGACGATGAGATCGCCGCTCTGCGCGCAGCAGGCCGTATCAGCTAG
- a CDS encoding aldehyde dehydrogenase has translation MATATTPSIAPGQYGYAVPYRKRYGNYIGGEWVEPLSGQYFDNVTPVTGKVICEIPRSNAADIDRALDAAHKAKKAWGKTSVAQRARILEQIAQRIDDNLELLATSETWDNGKPIRETLAADIPLCSDHFRYFAGAIRAQEGGISEIDGDTIAYHYHEPLGVVGQIIPWNFPLLMATWKLAPALAAGNCIVLKPAEQTPVSILLLMEIIGDLLPPGVLNIVNGFGVEAGKPLASSPRVNKVAFTGETTTGRLIMQYASQTIIPVTLELGGKSPNIFFSDVMNEDDSYVDKAIEGLVLFAFNQGEVCTCPSRALIHESIYDRFMERALGRIKAIKGGNPLDKDTMIGAQASEEQQQKILSYLDIGKQEGAEVLIGGKAAKRDGDLAGGFYIEPTVFKGNNKMRIFQEEIFGPVLSVTTFKTDDEALALANDTLYGLGAGVWTRDLNRAYRFGREIEAGRVWTNCYHMYPAHAAFGGYKQSGIGRENHKMMLDHYQQTKNQLVSYSTQPLGFF, from the coding sequence ATGGCTACAGCAACCACTCCAAGCATCGCACCGGGACAATACGGCTATGCCGTTCCCTACCGCAAGCGCTATGGCAACTACATTGGGGGCGAATGGGTTGAGCCGCTCTCGGGTCAGTATTTCGACAACGTCACTCCAGTAACCGGCAAGGTGATCTGCGAGATACCGCGTTCCAACGCGGCTGATATCGACCGCGCTCTCGACGCCGCTCACAAAGCCAAGAAGGCCTGGGGCAAGACCTCCGTCGCGCAGCGAGCGCGCATCCTCGAGCAGATCGCGCAGCGCATCGACGACAACCTCGAACTGCTCGCAACATCGGAGACGTGGGACAACGGCAAACCAATCCGTGAAACGCTCGCCGCTGACATCCCGCTTTGCTCCGACCACTTCCGTTACTTCGCCGGAGCGATCCGCGCACAGGAAGGCGGCATCTCCGAGATCGACGGCGACACGATCGCCTATCACTATCACGAGCCGCTCGGCGTCGTGGGCCAGATCATCCCCTGGAATTTTCCCCTGCTGATGGCAACGTGGAAACTCGCGCCCGCACTGGCCGCTGGCAACTGCATCGTCCTCAAACCCGCGGAGCAGACGCCTGTCTCCATCCTGCTCTTGATGGAGATCATCGGAGACCTCCTGCCTCCGGGCGTCCTCAATATCGTCAATGGCTTCGGCGTCGAAGCGGGCAAGCCGCTTGCCTCCAGCCCGCGCGTCAACAAGGTCGCCTTCACCGGCGAGACTACGACGGGCCGCCTCATCATGCAGTACGCTTCGCAAACCATCATCCCAGTCACGCTCGAGCTCGGCGGCAAGTCGCCCAACATCTTCTTCTCCGATGTCATGAATGAAGATGACTCCTACGTCGACAAGGCCATTGAAGGACTCGTGCTCTTCGCCTTCAACCAGGGCGAGGTCTGTACGTGTCCATCGCGCGCGCTGATTCACGAGTCGATCTACGACCGCTTCATGGAACGCGCACTCGGCCGCATCAAGGCGATCAAGGGTGGCAACCCTCTCGATAAGGACACGATGATCGGTGCCCAGGCGTCCGAGGAGCAGCAACAGAAGATCCTCTCCTACCTCGACATCGGCAAACAGGAAGGCGCAGAGGTGCTGATCGGCGGCAAGGCCGCAAAGAGAGACGGCGACCTCGCAGGCGGCTTCTACATCGAGCCGACCGTCTTCAAGGGCAACAACAAGATGCGCATCTTCCAGGAGGAGATCTTCGGACCCGTCCTGTCGGTGACCACCTTCAAGACGGACGACGAAGCCCTTGCGCTCGCCAACGACACGCTCTATGGCCTCGGCGCTGGCGTTTGGACGCGCGACCTCAACCGCGCCTATCGTTTCGGTCGCGAGATCGAGGCGGGCCGCGTCTGGACGAACTGCTATCACATGTATCCCGCTCATGCCGCATTCGGTGGATACAAGCAGTCCGGTATCGGCCGTGAAAACCACAAGATGATGCTCGACCACTACCAGCAGACGAAGAACCAGCTCGTCAGCTACAGCACGCAACCCCTGGGATTCTTCTAA
- a CDS encoding 4Fe-4S dicluster domain-containing protein has translation MAHPTQIANAAAKPSSFDTHNPPSKELLADCVHCGFCLPACPTYVLWGEEMDSPRGRIYMMAKASQGEAPLNQNFRLHMDNCLGCMACMTACPSGVQYNKLIEDTRPQIERHIPRPADDSAFRKLLFATFPFANRLRVLALPMLVYQRTGIQKIVRASGLLKLLPQRFAAMEALLPTVPGSLFHKLPAVTSASEHKRLRVGMLAGCVQQVFFQHVNEATLRVLSAEGYEVVVPQHQSCCGALMVHSGIEDEARSLARKMIALFEAAKVDYIVINAAGCGSTMKEYGHLLRDDPAWAERAKAFSAQCRDISEVLLMNPPRQTRNPLPLRVAYQDACHLRHAQAIHAEPRSLLHSIPQLDVAEIAEANLCCGSAGVYNLLHPEPANELGDRKVENLLAAKAQALISANPGCLLQLQAGLRRRGFAQIPTFHMVELIDASIRGVSVNELLNRRN, from the coding sequence ATGGCCCACCCGACCCAGATTGCGAACGCAGCCGCAAAGCCCAGCAGCTTCGACACGCACAATCCCCCGTCGAAAGAGCTGCTCGCCGACTGCGTCCATTGCGGCTTCTGCCTCCCTGCATGTCCCACCTACGTCCTATGGGGAGAAGAGATGGACTCGCCACGCGGGCGCATCTACATGATGGCGAAGGCCAGTCAGGGCGAGGCCCCACTCAATCAGAATTTTCGCCTGCACATGGATAACTGTCTGGGTTGCATGGCCTGCATGACCGCGTGCCCCTCGGGCGTACAGTACAACAAGTTAATCGAGGACACACGCCCGCAGATCGAGCGTCACATCCCGCGACCCGCAGACGACTCCGCCTTCCGCAAGCTGCTCTTCGCAACCTTCCCTTTCGCAAACCGCCTGCGCGTCTTGGCGCTTCCCATGCTCGTCTACCAGCGCACCGGCATCCAGAAGATCGTACGTGCAAGCGGACTACTCAAACTTCTGCCACAGCGTTTTGCCGCCATGGAAGCTTTGCTGCCGACCGTCCCCGGCAGTCTCTTTCACAAACTCCCCGCAGTAACATCGGCATCTGAACACAAGCGGCTTCGCGTAGGAATGCTTGCTGGCTGTGTGCAGCAGGTCTTCTTCCAGCACGTCAACGAAGCTACTCTGCGTGTCCTTTCTGCCGAAGGCTATGAGGTCGTTGTGCCACAACATCAATCGTGTTGCGGAGCGTTGATGGTGCACAGTGGCATTGAGGACGAAGCGCGCTCGCTGGCTCGAAAGATGATCGCCTTGTTTGAAGCTGCCAAGGTGGATTACATCGTGATCAACGCCGCCGGATGTGGCTCGACGATGAAGGAATACGGACACCTGCTGCGCGACGATCCCGCGTGGGCTGAGCGAGCGAAGGCATTCTCGGCCCAGTGTCGCGACATCTCGGAGGTTCTCCTCATGAACCCGCCGCGACAAACGCGAAACCCGCTTCCGCTCCGGGTGGCCTATCAGGACGCCTGTCATCTTCGCCACGCCCAAGCCATTCACGCCGAGCCTCGCTCGCTGCTGCACAGCATCCCACAGCTCGACGTCGCCGAGATCGCCGAGGCCAACCTGTGCTGCGGCTCCGCAGGCGTCTACAACCTGCTGCATCCGGAACCGGCAAACGAGCTTGGCGATCGCAAAGTCGAAAATCTGCTTGCGGCAAAGGCACAGGCGCTGATCAGCGCCAACCCCGGATGCCTGTTGCAACTCCAAGCCGGCCTCCGACGCCGCGGTTTCGCGCAGATACCCACCTTCCATATGGTCGAACTGATCGACGCCAGCATCCGCGGGGTTAGCGTAAACGAGCTTTTGAATCGCCGAAATTAG
- a CDS encoding FAD-binding oxidoreductase, producing MNSSSLTQSQQALEQLAAIAGAGFVRTSDTGTIAVSPANTQQVSAILAFASKHRLTVTPQGGGTKQLWGQGATPHIYLSLTRLNKVIEHPWQDLTCTVQAGCTWSSLQQTLAQHGQFVALDPLFSDRATVGGILATNDSGALRQRYGSLRDLVIGMTLVLPDGTIARTGGKVVKNVAGYDLSKLLTGSLGTLAVITEANFRLHPLPQYERSFTIAAALASHLAPLLADLRASHLLTQSLQLRRSVAEARLDICLNAHPEAHQHAILEQMAKQQGFTLEESPAAIWREREMIFATGATVLRISTLPTHACSLVDQLQTLQPSIEAVSVSQAIGLHNVALRGSPEAVASTITQLRTDAQNTVTVLQAAPGVEAQPFVINPSVQSLMQSVKRNFDPDGVLNPGKFFAGA from the coding sequence ATGAACTCCTCTTCGCTCACGCAGTCGCAGCAAGCCCTGGAACAACTCGCAGCCATCGCAGGCGCCGGGTTCGTTCGCACAAGCGATACCGGCACGATCGCGGTTTCACCGGCGAACACACAACAGGTCTCCGCAATTCTCGCATTTGCTTCGAAGCACCGGCTTACTGTCACTCCGCAAGGCGGCGGCACCAAACAGCTTTGGGGGCAGGGCGCCACGCCGCACATCTATCTCTCGCTCACACGCCTCAACAAAGTCATCGAGCATCCCTGGCAGGACCTCACCTGCACCGTGCAGGCAGGATGCACCTGGTCTTCGCTGCAACAGACACTAGCGCAACACGGGCAGTTCGTCGCTCTCGACCCTCTCTTCAGCGATCGCGCTACCGTGGGAGGGATCCTCGCTACGAACGACTCCGGCGCGCTGCGTCAGAGATATGGCAGCCTGCGCGACCTCGTGATCGGCATGACTCTCGTCCTTCCTGACGGAACGATCGCTCGAACCGGAGGCAAGGTCGTCAAGAATGTTGCAGGCTACGATCTCTCGAAGCTGCTCACCGGCAGCCTGGGTACACTGGCGGTCATTACGGAAGCGAACTTCCGCCTCCACCCGTTGCCGCAATACGAGCGCAGCTTCACCATCGCAGCAGCACTGGCATCGCACCTTGCCCCACTGCTTGCCGACCTCCGCGCCAGTCATTTACTCACGCAGTCACTGCAATTGCGTCGCAGCGTCGCAGAAGCGCGCCTTGATATCTGTCTCAACGCTCACCCTGAAGCACATCAACATGCCATCCTTGAGCAGATGGCCAAACAGCAGGGCTTCACCCTCGAAGAATCCCCGGCCGCCATCTGGCGCGAGCGTGAGATGATCTTCGCCACCGGCGCCACTGTGCTGCGCATCTCCACACTGCCGACCCATGCGTGCTCGCTTGTAGACCAGCTGCAGACCTTGCAGCCCAGCATAGAAGCTGTCTCCGTTTCACAAGCAATCGGACTCCACAACGTCGCTCTTCGCGGCTCGCCAGAGGCTGTCGCTTCAACCATCACTCAACTCCGCACGGATGCGCAAAACACTGTCACCGTCTTGCAGGCTGCCCCCGGAGTAGAAGCGCAGCCATTCGTCATCAATCCCTCAGTCCAGTCGCTGATGCAGTCCGTCAAGCGCAACTTCGACCCGGACGGCGTTCTCAACCCTGGCAAGTTCTTCGCTGGAGCATAA
- a CDS encoding FAD-binding protein, with protein sequence MPLSLTPGVLSELRRIVEDRGLITAPNQLQTYECDGLTAFRVPPAAVLLPESTEQVQSILRLCHRERIPFVARGAGTGLSGGALPADGSIVIALSRMNRILNIDIPNQQVTVQPGVINANVTAAVAPQEYFYAPDPSSQTVCSIGGNIAENAGGAHCLKYGFTVTHVLEMTVVLPDGEVVTLGSKVPDAPGYDLAGVFIGSEGTLGVATEMTLRIMRKPETVQVILAAFDSITAAAQSVSDVIANGQLPAAMEIMDRLSIEAAEISVHPNYPLCEALLLIELDGPQAEVDLQMATVIDICKKNGAWETRLAVDENARFLVWKGRKAAFAAAGRLSPNYIVQDGVIPRTSLPAVLEKLNAMAAAENLRVTNVFHAGDGNLHPIVLYNRDNPGEEERAIDLSLRILDVCVEAGGSITGEHGVGREKQCSMSYMYSDPDLETMQRVRRAFDPLNLSNPEKLFPTPRICGERSRGAYAPHPIEASGIAEVF encoded by the coding sequence ATGCCCTTGTCACTCACTCCAGGAGTTCTGTCAGAGCTGCGACGCATCGTAGAAGACCGCGGCCTGATTACAGCACCGAACCAGTTGCAGACTTATGAGTGCGACGGGCTGACCGCGTTCCGCGTTCCGCCTGCGGCCGTGCTGCTTCCCGAATCAACCGAGCAGGTGCAAAGCATCCTTCGTCTCTGTCATCGCGAGCGCATTCCGTTCGTCGCACGCGGAGCGGGCACTGGCCTGTCGGGCGGAGCGCTTCCCGCTGACGGCTCTATCGTCATCGCCCTCTCGAGGATGAATCGCATCCTGAACATCGACATCCCTAACCAGCAAGTGACGGTGCAGCCAGGCGTCATCAATGCGAACGTGACTGCAGCGGTTGCTCCGCAGGAGTACTTCTACGCGCCCGATCCCAGCTCTCAGACCGTCTGCTCGATTGGTGGAAACATCGCGGAGAATGCGGGCGGCGCGCATTGCCTGAAGTACGGGTTCACGGTCACACATGTTCTGGAGATGACCGTCGTTCTTCCCGACGGCGAAGTTGTCACTCTCGGCAGCAAGGTTCCCGACGCGCCTGGCTATGATCTCGCCGGTGTCTTTATCGGCAGCGAAGGCACGCTGGGCGTGGCCACCGAAATGACGCTTCGCATCATGCGCAAGCCAGAGACAGTGCAGGTGATTCTCGCCGCATTCGACAGCATCACCGCCGCGGCACAGTCCGTCTCCGACGTCATCGCAAACGGCCAGCTCCCTGCTGCGATGGAGATCATGGACAGGCTCTCGATCGAGGCCGCCGAGATCTCCGTCCATCCAAACTATCCGCTATGCGAGGCGCTCCTGTTGATCGAGCTCGATGGACCGCAGGCTGAGGTCGATCTTCAGATGGCGACCGTCATCGACATCTGCAAGAAAAACGGGGCCTGGGAGACGCGCCTCGCTGTCGATGAGAACGCACGCTTTCTCGTGTGGAAGGGACGCAAGGCAGCCTTCGCTGCGGCTGGACGGCTGTCGCCAAACTACATCGTTCAGGACGGAGTGATTCCGAGAACCTCGCTTCCTGCTGTACTTGAGAAGCTGAACGCCATGGCCGCAGCGGAAAATCTTCGCGTCACAAATGTATTTCACGCCGGAGACGGCAACCTTCATCCGATCGTCCTCTACAACCGCGACAACCCCGGCGAGGAGGAGCGCGCCATCGATCTCTCGCTGCGCATTCTTGACGTCTGCGTTGAGGCGGGCGGTTCCATCACCGGCGAGCACGGCGTAGGGCGTGAGAAGCAGTGCAGCATGAGTTACATGTACTCCGACCCCGACCTTGAGACGATGCAGCGCGTGCGTCGCGCCTTCGATCCCCTGAACCTCTCCAATCCAGAAAAGCTCTTCCCTACCCCTCGCATCTGCGGTGAGCGTTCGCGCGGAGCCTACGCCCCGCACCCAATCGAAGCAAGCGGCATCGCGGAGGTCTTCTAA
- the aceB gene encoding malate synthase A — MLCRAATVFSIRRSTVSNLPAGVEINAPITTAYVAILSPEAIAFLVDLQRSFNARRKELLVARAARQIRLDAGERPDFLPATKHVREGTWRCAPIPADLQDRRVEITGPVDRKMIINALNSGARVFMADFEDSSTPLWHNLLDGQINLRDAIRRTISFDDAKTGKAYTLNEMIAVLFVRARGWHMVEQHMLVDGEPMSASIFDFGLYFFHNAKELLARGSGPYFYLPKMESHLEARLWNEIFVRAQDKLGIPQGSIRATCLIETILATFEMDEFLYELRDHSAGLNCGRWDYIFSFIKKLAADRSVILPDRSQVTMTTHFMRSYSKLCIKTCHNREIHAMGGMSAFIPIKSDPVANEKALTQVRADKEREATDGHDGTWVAHPGLVPVALEVFDRVMPQPNQIDRKLADFTTTAADLLQVPSGEITEAGLRQNVAVGLGYVEAWLRGIGCVPLFNLMEDAATAEISRAQLWQWVHHDATLGDGRRITADLCDKFIDDELARVKPAADTERYTAYEKAANLMRDLIRSEKFTDFLTLPAYEQVLREEVFA, encoded by the coding sequence CTGCTATGCAGGGCCGCAACAGTCTTCTCGATCAGGAGATCTACGGTGTCGAATCTTCCCGCTGGCGTTGAAATTAACGCTCCAATCACCACCGCGTACGTCGCCATTCTTTCACCTGAAGCAATTGCTTTTCTAGTCGATCTGCAACGCAGCTTCAACGCGCGTCGCAAGGAGTTGCTCGTAGCACGCGCGGCGCGGCAGATCCGCCTGGATGCCGGCGAGCGGCCAGACTTTCTTCCCGCGACGAAGCACGTTCGTGAAGGCACATGGCGCTGCGCACCGATCCCAGCCGATCTTCAGGACCGCCGCGTGGAGATTACCGGCCCCGTCGATCGCAAGATGATCATCAACGCTCTCAACTCGGGAGCGCGTGTGTTTATGGCGGATTTCGAGGACTCCTCCACGCCTCTATGGCACAACCTTCTCGACGGGCAGATCAATCTGCGCGATGCGATCCGCCGCACCATCTCCTTCGATGACGCAAAGACTGGGAAGGCATACACGTTGAATGAAATGATCGCCGTGCTCTTCGTGCGCGCGCGAGGCTGGCACATGGTCGAACAGCATATGCTGGTCGATGGCGAGCCCATGTCCGCCTCCATCTTTGACTTCGGCCTCTACTTCTTTCACAACGCCAAAGAACTTCTCGCTCGCGGCAGCGGACCTTACTTCTATCTCCCCAAGATGGAGTCGCACCTTGAAGCCCGCCTGTGGAACGAGATCTTCGTCCGCGCTCAGGACAAGCTCGGCATCCCACAGGGCAGTATTCGTGCCACCTGCCTGATCGAGACCATCCTCGCGACCTTCGAGATGGACGAGTTCCTCTACGAGTTGCGCGACCACTCCGCCGGACTCAACTGCGGACGATGGGACTACATCTTTTCGTTCATCAAGAAGCTAGCGGCCGACCGCTCGGTCATCCTGCCCGATCGTTCGCAGGTCACGATGACCACGCACTTCATGCGCAGCTACTCGAAGCTCTGCATCAAGACCTGCCATAACCGAGAGATCCACGCCATGGGCGGCATGTCGGCGTTTATTCCGATCAAATCCGATCCAGTGGCCAACGAGAAGGCCCTGACCCAGGTGCGTGCCGACAAGGAGCGCGAGGCCACGGACGGGCACGACGGCACCTGGGTCGCACATCCGGGCCTCGTTCCAGTCGCCCTCGAAGTCTTCGATCGCGTGATGCCGCAGCCCAACCAGATCGACAGGAAGCTCGCAGATTTCACCACCACAGCCGCAGACCTTCTCCAGGTTCCTTCAGGAGAGATCACGGAGGCTGGCCTGCGGCAGAACGTTGCCGTTGGATTGGGCTACGTCGAAGCATGGCTGCGCGGCATCGGCTGCGTCCCTCTCTTCAATCTCATGGAAGATGCTGCAACGGCGGAGATCAGCCGCGCGCAGCTCTGGCAATGGGTACATCACGACGCAACCTTGGGCGATGGCCGCAGAATCACCGCTGATCTCTGCGACAAGTTCATCGACGATGAACTCGCCAGAGTCAAGCCCGCAGCAGATACTGAACGCTACACCGCCTACGAGAAAGCCGCAAACCTGATGCGCGACCTTATCCGAAGCGAAAAGTTTACCGACTTTCTTACTCTGCCTGCTTACGAACAAGTCCTCAGGGAGGAAGTCTTCGCTTAG